Genomic window (Jeotgalibacillus aurantiacus):
ATAATCAGGAATTCGAAAATATTGAAGAAACAACAGAATTTTGCCAGGTGAACTATGGCGTGACATTCCCGATTTTTGCGAAGGTGAATGTGAACGGCAATGATGCCCATCCTTTATTTGATTATTTAAAGGATCGTCAAAAGGGACTTCTCTCAAAGGACATCAAGTGGAACTTCACCAAATTCCTTGTAGATCGTGAAGGCAACGTTGTGAAGCGCTTTGCCCCGACTACGACACCTGACAAAATCGAAGATGAGATTCGTTCAGTCTTATAATGCAAGAAAACTCCGGACTCAATGTTCGGAGTTTTTTTAACCTCCTAAAATAAATGAAAGCTCTAAAGCAATGAAGATAAAACTGATGATCAGTGTGAGAATAGGAAAAATCCTCCTTTTACCTTTCTCTTTTACGGATCCAAGTATGCCGAAAATAAGTCCAAGCAGACCGGTGAATGGCGTCATGATTATGAAGTACACAATGGCGCCAAAGGGGTTTTCAAATGTAAACAGTGCCAGAAAGAGAAACTGCGCGATTAAAATAAAGAAAAGTACAGCTGCAACCTTGCCGGATCGTGAAGCGGGCATGGTCCGATCCCTCCCATCATTTACATAAGGGTAACATGTTCAGGACAGTAATAGGAATAAAATTGAAAGTAATGTAAAATGATATTATACGTGAAAAGGAGGCGATGCATGATGGCTTATGAGCTGAAAACGAAAGAGCATGATGGGGATGTTTTTGCATTTATTGAAGCAGTGGATTCTCTGAAAAAAAGAGAGGACGCCTACCGGCTGCTTGATCTTTTCACTGAAACATCCGGTTATCCGGCAAAAATGTGGGGACCGAGTATGATTGGCTTTGGATCGTATCATTACAAATATGAGTCCGGTCATGAAGGGGACATGTTTTTAGTTGGATTCTCTCCAAGAAAAGCGAAAATCAGCCTTTACTTTGCAACGGGAGATCCTGATCGCACAGCGCTTCTGGAACGCTTCGGGAAGCATACGACGGGGAAAGCATGTGTGTATATCAATAAGCTGGATGATGTGGATGAAGACGTGCTAAAGGAGCTCATTTCGCAATCGATCACCTTTTTACAAAAAACGTATCCGGAGGGAACGAAATGAAGGATTTAACGAAAAAGCGTGCAAAAGCCATCATGATTGATTTTGCCGTTTCTACAGTTGCCACCCTTGCCATCGAGCAGCTGCTCCGCAGAAAAATCAAAAACGAGGCTTTTCATGCACTTGTGACGCCAACTGCTGTCATGTATGCGCTCGAAATCGCCCAGCTTAAAAAGTCCGGTCAGACACTCGGTTACAAAAAGATGGGTCTCGTGCTTCAAAACGAAGATGGGACATTGCCAACTTCTGAGCAGCTGTTAAAGCGCGTAGCCTATCGGGATACGGTTGGCACCATCTCGTATTTAAAGGACCGCGAAGCATTTGAAGGAGCAGATGGCTCAGTGATGCCTCACGACCGGTTTAGTGGACTGGTAGTGCGGGACAAATAACGTCTCATTTACATAACAATCTCATAACAGCTTCACAAATACTGTTTGTATCATAACCTCCCGGGGAATCTGTATTCTTTAGGAGGTCTTTTTATGTCGAAATTTAAAATGTTGTCTCTTGTAGCCCTTATTTTAGCGGCGGCAGGAGGCGTTTACTGGTATACTGATAAAACGATTCAACCGCAATCCGGGCGTGAGATGGTCGCGCTGGGGGACTCTTTGACCTATGGTGTAGGTGATCAAACAGGGCAGGGGTATGCAGATGAACTTGAGGAGCGTTTAAATGAAACCCAATCGTCTCCTTTAACCGTATATAACTATGGGATCCCGGGTCAGCAGACAGACGGCCTTCTTCAGCAGCTGCAGGATGAGGATGTGAAGGAAACGCTTCGCCATGCAGAATACTTTACGATTTTTATCGGCACCAATGATTTGATTAAAACGAATGGAGGAGACTTATATCCTCTATATGAAGACCGGATCGAAGCGGGGAAAGCAGATTACAGAAAAAATGTAGAAGAGATTTTATCCATCATCCGTGCGGAAAATCCCGATGCACCCATATTATTTTTGGGGCTGTTTAATCCGTATCCCGAGTCTGAAGAGATTCAGCAGGTGATCACGGAGTGGAACGGGTTGACGCAGGAAATGCTTGCTGATGACGGGCGAGTCAAATTCATCGCAACAGATGGGCTTTTAAAAGAAAAAAGCACCGATTACTTCAGCGATGCACTACACCCTAATAGTAAAGGGTATGAACTAATAACGGATGAAATCATCAGAGAGTATGATTTTTAATAGAAGGAGCGTGTATGCGCAATGGAACAGTACTTCCATGAAGCGTTTGAAGGATTGGTAAGATTAGGCCCGGGAAGTGAAACGTCTACAAAAAAGGCGATATCCCTTGTCCCGCTGCCAAAAGAAGAGCCAATCCGCATTTTAGATATCGGATGTGGAACAGGCATTCATACGATGCTCCTCGCAGAAGCCTTCCCGAACGCTGATATCACAGCGATTGATATCAGCGAAGAGCATTTAGAAGTACTGAACGAAAAGTTGAAAATCTTTCAGCTTGAGGACCGGGTTCATGTGAAAAATCAATCAATGTTTGAGCTCGATTATCCGGAAGGAACGTTCGATCTGATCTGGTCTGAAGGGACGATCTACATCGCTGGATTTCAGTCAGGGCTGAAGGATTGGCGTTCTCTTTTAAAAGATGGGGGATATTTGTTCTGCAGCGAGATTTCCTGGCTGCATGCCATGCCATCTGAATCAAGCCGTGCCTTCTGGGAGCAGGGTTACGCCGAAATGAACACCATCCCGAATAAAATTATTCAGGTTGAAGCGAATCAATATGCGTTCGAAGCCTCGTTTGTTTTACCTCAATCAGACTGGCTTGTTGAATATTATGCGCCACTCGCTGACCGCTTGAAGCAAATGAAGGAAAAATATCCTGAAAACGAAGAAGCGCTGAACGTTGTGGCGATGCTTGAGCAGGAAATCAACCTGTTCAAACAGCATCCGGATGACTACAGTTACGTTTTTTACGGGATGAAGAAATGATGAAGAAGATGAGGACGGAGCGGCTGTGGTATTCAGCGTGCTCTGTCCTTTTTGTATGCGATTGGAAAAAGGGGTGGCAAAAGGAACAGCTGCTCCGTCCCCCTGAATTGCTCTGAATGGGAATGTACTGTTCACGGCGGTTTTTGTATCGAATCAATTATTTATTGTCATGTTTCAGGAAATATATGTATTGTTTCAGCTGTTAATTGTATCGTTCCGTTCTCAGAGTGGCATTTTTGTTATGTTTGAACTTTGATATGTAACGTTCACGATCAGATTTGTACTGTTTCAAAATAGAATTGTATCGTTTGGTGTTAAGCACATTCTCGTGTAGAGGTTGAGCTGTCCCTGAACTCTACCTGTCGAATTCGTGCCAAAATGGTCGTGTGACGAGTGATGGAATCGTGTTCAGTTGTGAAGGGATTCCGTCTGGTTGTGAGGGAATTGACATTACGGTCTGAAGGAAAACAGTAGCGTGTGAGGCCTAGTGAAGGAATTAATTTTTCAAAAGAAGGAATCAACATCTCAAAAGCCTGAATGATTTTCCAGAAAGAAGGTATTGTTAGCGGTTGTGATGGAATTCCGCGGCGGACGGTCCTGGCCAACAGTGTAGTGTAACCCGTTCCCGCGGCGCACGTCACAGCCAGCAGTTGCTCCTCATTCCGCGTCAACCCCGCCTCACCCCAAACGCTTCCTCTCCGCAACTGGTGGATACTCCGTCAGCAGCCCTTCATAGATCAATACAGTCTGATCTGATTCCCTGAAATCATTCGGTTCAACAAGCGCGGGAAGCTTATCCCAGAGTCTGATGTCTGCGCGGTGCAAAATGTCTGCGACAAACTGTGAACAGAAATACATCCCGATTGGCTCAAAGGGCTCCTTCATTGCCACGCCAAAAACACCCAGTAAATTATAAATCATTTTACGGTCATTTCGTTTGAACAGTTCAATCAGTCTGACCACCTTGCTGTACTGGCGGTCTGTGACCTCAATTTCATAGACGGCACAGGTGGTTTTCGGAAAGTGTTTATAGGTGCCATAAAGCACATCTTCCTGT
Coding sequences:
- a CDS encoding glutathione peroxidase — encoded protein: MSVYDFIVDKPNGESTSLKEYRGKPMLIVNTASKCGLTPQFEGLQKLHETYHSEGLQILGFPCDQFNNQEFENIEETTEFCQVNYGVTFPIFAKVNVNGNDAHPLFDYLKDRQKGLLSKDIKWNFTKFLVDREGNVVKRFAPTTTPDKIEDEIRSVL
- a CDS encoding DUF1801 domain-containing protein — protein: MAYELKTKEHDGDVFAFIEAVDSLKKREDAYRLLDLFTETSGYPAKMWGPSMIGFGSYHYKYESGHEGDMFLVGFSPRKAKISLYFATGDPDRTALLERFGKHTTGKACVYINKLDDVDEDVLKELISQSITFLQKTYPEGTK
- a CDS encoding RDD family protein, with protein sequence MKDLTKKRAKAIMIDFAVSTVATLAIEQLLRRKIKNEAFHALVTPTAVMYALEIAQLKKSGQTLGYKKMGLVLQNEDGTLPTSEQLLKRVAYRDTVGTISYLKDREAFEGADGSVMPHDRFSGLVVRDK
- a CDS encoding DUF459 domain-containing protein codes for the protein MSKFKMLSLVALILAAAGGVYWYTDKTIQPQSGREMVALGDSLTYGVGDQTGQGYADELEERLNETQSSPLTVYNYGIPGQQTDGLLQQLQDEDVKETLRHAEYFTIFIGTNDLIKTNGGDLYPLYEDRIEAGKADYRKNVEEILSIIRAENPDAPILFLGLFNPYPESEEIQQVITEWNGLTQEMLADDGRVKFIATDGLLKEKSTDYFSDALHPNSKGYELITDEIIREYDF
- a CDS encoding class I SAM-dependent methyltransferase — translated: MEQYFHEAFEGLVRLGPGSETSTKKAISLVPLPKEEPIRILDIGCGTGIHTMLLAEAFPNADITAIDISEEHLEVLNEKLKIFQLEDRVHVKNQSMFELDYPEGTFDLIWSEGTIYIAGFQSGLKDWRSLLKDGGYLFCSEISWLHAMPSESSRAFWEQGYAEMNTIPNKIIQVEANQYAFEASFVLPQSDWLVEYYAPLADRLKQMKEKYPENEEALNVVAMLEQEINLFKQHPDDYSYVFYGMKK